In one window of Tellurirhabdus rosea DNA:
- a CDS encoding trans-sulfuration enzyme family protein has protein sequence MNFDTLALWSTHFKDENAGAVAPPIYLTTTYEKAADGSLPHGFLYSRMNNPNREAVEKSLAALEGGALGMAFASGQAAAMVLFQALRPGDHVIVADDAYYGTPALLEEVFGPWGLLFDRVDLTNSDNLKAALRSTTRLVWVETPSNPLLKVTDLRAVTELAKSVGAATVCDNTWATPFLQKPLALGCDVVMHSTTKYFGGHSDVLSGALIFKEETELAQRVKRLQVLGGAVPSPFECWLVLRGIKTLATRVRAQTASAAQLARFLTEHPAVEAVHYPGLPTHPQHEIAKAQMTDFGAMLSVQVRGGAVEALAVAGRLKLVTHATSLGGVESLIEHRASVEGPNSTTPPNLLRVSVGLEAVEDLIEDFKEALQP, from the coding sequence ATGAACTTCGATACACTCGCTCTATGGAGCACGCACTTTAAGGATGAAAACGCGGGTGCGGTGGCCCCGCCGATCTACCTGACCACGACTTACGAAAAAGCCGCCGACGGCTCGCTGCCGCACGGTTTTCTCTACAGCCGCATGAACAATCCGAATCGGGAGGCTGTCGAGAAAAGTCTGGCGGCGCTGGAGGGCGGAGCGCTTGGAATGGCTTTCGCCTCGGGGCAGGCGGCGGCGATGGTGCTGTTTCAGGCCCTGCGGCCCGGGGATCACGTCATCGTGGCCGACGATGCTTATTACGGTACCCCCGCTTTGCTGGAAGAAGTGTTCGGCCCCTGGGGACTGCTTTTCGACCGCGTGGATTTGACAAATTCCGACAACCTGAAAGCGGCCCTGCGCTCGACAACGCGGCTGGTATGGGTCGAAACGCCTTCGAATCCGCTGCTGAAAGTGACTGATCTCCGGGCCGTTACGGAACTCGCAAAGTCGGTGGGGGCCGCCACCGTCTGCGACAACACCTGGGCCACGCCTTTTCTCCAGAAGCCGCTCGCGCTGGGCTGTGATGTGGTGATGCACTCGACGACCAAGTATTTCGGCGGCCACAGCGACGTGTTAAGCGGGGCGCTGATTTTTAAGGAAGAGACCGAACTGGCCCAGCGCGTCAAGCGGCTACAGGTGCTGGGCGGGGCTGTGCCTTCTCCGTTCGAGTGCTGGCTGGTGCTGCGGGGCATCAAGACGCTGGCGACGCGGGTGCGGGCGCAAACAGCCTCGGCGGCGCAGCTGGCCCGCTTTCTGACCGAGCATCCGGCGGTTGAAGCGGTGCATTATCCGGGCCTGCCGACACATCCCCAGCACGAAATCGCCAAAGCGCAGATGACCGACTTCGGAGCCATGCTGTCGGTTCAGGTGCGGGGCGGAGCCGTGGAGGCGCTGGCGGTTGCCGGACGGCTGAAGCTGGTTACCCACGCAACGAGCCTCGGAGGCGTGGAAAGTTTAATAGAACACCGGGCGTCGGTAGAAGGGCCGAACTCGACTACGCCGCCGAACCTGCTGCGGGTCTCGGTCGGGCTGGAAGCCGTGGAGGATTTGATAGAAGATTTCAAAGAGGCCCTTCAACCCTAG
- a CDS encoding SDR family oxidoreductase, which produces MQSQLCLITGANSGIGRITALELAKKGFDILMLCRNLDKARPVRQEIKAVSQTKRVDLIQCDLASQESVVQAAREVIDRYDHLDVLLNNAGLFIDKQAFSPEGIELTFATNHLGPFLLTNLLLDLLKKGQQSRVVTVSSEAHRWNRGFHLNEMARPRSYSGMNTYGASKLCNILFAKELANRLMNDGITSNSLHPGAVNTNFGVGAVSLQGLAFKLMKPFFISPEKGAQTSIYLASSPEVNKVTGLYFDKCRPKTPNSDAQSDFNAKKLWELSEQLTHLKERTALVKV; this is translated from the coding sequence ATGCAATCACAACTTTGCCTCATTACCGGTGCCAATTCCGGTATCGGGCGTATTACGGCCCTTGAACTGGCCAAAAAGGGCTTCGATATTCTGATGCTGTGCCGCAACCTGGACAAAGCCCGTCCGGTGCGGCAGGAAATCAAGGCGGTCAGCCAGACTAAACGGGTGGACCTGATCCAGTGCGATCTGGCCTCTCAGGAATCGGTCGTGCAGGCCGCCCGGGAAGTGATCGACAGGTATGACCACCTCGATGTTCTGCTCAACAACGCCGGGCTGTTTATCGACAAACAGGCGTTTTCGCCCGAGGGAATTGAACTGACGTTCGCCACGAATCACCTGGGTCCGTTTCTGCTGACGAACCTGCTGCTGGATTTGCTGAAGAAAGGCCAGCAGAGCCGGGTCGTGACGGTTTCGTCCGAAGCCCACCGCTGGAACAGAGGTTTTCACCTGAACGAAATGGCCCGCCCCCGCTCCTACAGCGGCATGAATACCTACGGGGCGTCGAAGCTGTGCAATATTCTGTTTGCCAAAGAACTGGCTAACCGGCTGATGAACGATGGCATCACGTCCAACAGTCTGCATCCGGGAGCGGTAAACACCAATTTCGGCGTTGGCGCGGTCAGTTTGCAGGGACTGGCGTTCAAACTGATGAAACCGTTTTTTATCTCGCCGGAGAAAGGGGCCCAGACCAGCATTTACCTGGCCTCTTCGCCCGAGGTCAACAAGGTTACGGGGCTTTATTTTGACAAATGCCGCCCCAAAACGCCCAACAGTGATGCCCAAAGCGACTTTAACGCCAAGAAGCTCTGGGAGCTGAGCGAACAGCTGACGCATCTGAAGGAACGGACGGCGCTGGTAAAAGTCTGA
- a CDS encoding SDR family oxidoreductase, with protein MEQARICLISGANSGLGKVTAMELARQGFDIIMLCRDVERSIRPQQEIQSVSKTRNVYLVSCDLSSMDSVRAAAENIHHRFDHIDVLINNAGRVVDPLQYSPDGIELTFATNYLGPFLLTQLMLDLLRKSNEARIINVASELHRFARFETLVHRTPENYSALGAYNDSKLAKLLWTFELADRLMDDGITVNALHPWLVDTNFAEDGDAKGLLYTAFQIGKFFAPPPEVLAKTHVYLASSPEVHYVTGLYFANCAPYEPSAKAQDRELGRQLWQLSEQLTGVIDYQKRLELFSTL; from the coding sequence ATGGAGCAAGCGCGGATTTGCCTGATTTCGGGCGCTAACTCAGGGTTAGGGAAAGTGACGGCAATGGAGTTGGCCCGTCAGGGGTTCGATATTATCATGCTGTGCCGGGATGTAGAGCGCAGTATCCGGCCCCAGCAGGAAATACAGTCGGTCAGCAAAACCCGGAATGTGTATCTGGTTTCCTGTGACTTAAGCAGCATGGACTCGGTGCGGGCCGCGGCCGAAAACATTCATCACCGTTTCGACCACATCGACGTGCTCATCAACAATGCGGGGCGCGTGGTAGACCCGCTGCAATACTCGCCGGACGGCATCGAACTGACGTTTGCCACCAATTACCTCGGGCCTTTTTTGCTCACGCAGCTGATGCTGGACCTGCTTCGGAAAAGCAACGAAGCCCGGATTATCAACGTGGCGTCGGAACTTCACCGCTTCGCCCGGTTCGAGACGCTGGTTCACCGCACGCCGGAAAACTACAGCGCCCTGGGCGCTTACAATGACTCCAAACTGGCTAAGCTTCTCTGGACATTCGAACTGGCCGACCGGCTGATGGACGACGGTATCACCGTGAACGCCCTTCACCCCTGGCTGGTCGATACCAATTTTGCGGAAGACGGCGACGCCAAAGGACTGCTGTACACGGCGTTTCAGATTGGTAAGTTTTTCGCCCCGCCGCCGGAAGTGCTGGCCAAAACCCATGTTTACCTGGCGTCTTCCCCCGAAGTGCATTATGTGACGGGACTGTATTTTGCCAACTGCGCCCCTTATGAACCGAGCGCCAAAGCCCAGGACCGGGAACTGGGCAGACAACTCTGGCAACTCAGCGAACAGCTCACCGGCGTCATTGATTATCAGAAACGATTGGAATTGTTCAGTACACTCTAA
- a CDS encoding NAD(P)H-dependent oxidoreductase — protein MKTVIMSASPRAQSGSLRVAHFLEKILKEHETTEVSVVSFEHYDVPLVGQGQLDPDNLTDFQQTVLNAWKEADLVFFLVPEYNWTTSPQLLNLLHQAGGPKFAHLFDNKVFAVAGTSGARGGRVPALEVTTVLNKLINFLNKYSIVSPRIWESHETSLNLNESGESTGNAIYEKAARAFVEYSLNVAQRWNVGSLVE, from the coding sequence ATGAAGACAGTCATCATGTCGGCCTCGCCGCGTGCCCAAAGTGGTTCGCTGCGGGTAGCCCATTTTCTGGAAAAAATTCTGAAGGAACACGAAACGACGGAGGTATCGGTCGTTTCGTTTGAGCACTACGATGTTCCGCTGGTAGGCCAGGGCCAACTGGACCCGGATAACCTGACGGACTTTCAGCAAACGGTATTAAACGCCTGGAAAGAAGCGGATCTGGTCTTTTTTCTGGTTCCGGAATACAACTGGACCACCAGTCCGCAACTGCTGAATCTGCTGCACCAGGCCGGCGGCCCGAAGTTCGCCCATCTGTTTGACAACAAGGTGTTTGCCGTGGCCGGAACGTCCGGTGCCCGCGGCGGCCGTGTACCGGCCCTGGAAGTGACGACGGTGCTGAACAAACTCATCAACTTCCTGAACAAGTACTCAATCGTTTCGCCCCGCATCTGGGAATCCCACGAAACGTCGCTGAACCTGAACGAGTCCGGCGAATCGACCGGCAACGCCATCTACGAAAAAGCCGCCCGCGCCTTTGTGGAGTACTCGCTGAACGTAGCGCAGCGGTGGAACGTGGGGAGCCTGGTTGAGTGA
- a CDS encoding cysteine desulfurase family protein, with translation MRVYFDNAATTRLDPEVLEAMLPLMTEEFGNPSSIHSHGRKVRSAVEKARKTVATLLNTSPAEIFFTSGGTEADNTAIRSSIASYGLTHAITSPLEHHAVLHTLEHLAHLGQVKLSLVNVDEQGRIDLTHLEDLLKTAPRSLVSLMHGNNEIGNLLDLEAVGSLCSQYNAVFHSDTVQTMGHYRHDLQKLPVDFIVGAAHKFHGPKGVGFLYVNAHNKIHPFIHGGAQERNMRGGTENVYGIVGLAKALEIAYRDMDSHRTHIENLKRRMIAQLTEKLDGVSFNGLSGDLQNSLYTVLNVSLPASDLSDMLLFNLDITGISASGGSACSSGTNIGSHVLAALPGLDPARDAIRFSFGKYNTEAEVDFVVDTLVGLFQKEKQML, from the coding sequence ATGCGCGTTTATTTTGACAATGCCGCCACCACCCGCCTCGACCCGGAGGTGCTGGAGGCGATGCTGCCCCTGATGACCGAAGAATTCGGTAATCCATCGTCCATTCATTCCCACGGACGCAAGGTGCGCTCGGCTGTGGAAAAAGCCCGCAAGACAGTCGCGACGCTACTGAACACGTCCCCGGCCGAGATTTTCTTCACCTCGGGCGGCACCGAAGCGGACAACACAGCCATCCGGTCGTCCATCGCGTCCTATGGCCTGACGCACGCCATCACCTCCCCGCTCGAACACCATGCCGTGCTGCACACGCTCGAACACCTGGCCCACCTCGGACAGGTAAAGCTCAGTCTGGTGAATGTGGACGAACAGGGCCGCATCGACCTGACCCATCTGGAAGACCTGCTCAAAACCGCCCCGCGTTCGCTGGTTTCCCTCATGCACGGCAACAACGAAATCGGTAACCTGCTCGATCTGGAAGCCGTCGGGTCGCTTTGCAGCCAGTACAACGCGGTGTTTCACTCGGATACGGTGCAGACGATGGGCCACTACCGCCATGATTTGCAGAAACTTCCGGTGGACTTTATTGTCGGAGCGGCGCACAAGTTTCACGGACCCAAAGGCGTCGGGTTTCTGTACGTCAACGCCCATAACAAAATCCATCCTTTCATCCACGGCGGGGCGCAGGAGCGCAACATGCGCGGAGGTACCGAGAACGTATACGGCATCGTCGGGCTGGCGAAGGCGCTCGAAATCGCTTACCGCGACATGGACAGCCACCGCACTCATATCGAAAACCTGAAACGGCGGATGATTGCCCAGTTGACCGAAAAACTGGACGGGGTGTCGTTCAACGGTCTTTCCGGCGACCTTCAAAACAGCCTGTACACGGTTTTGAACGTCAGCCTGCCCGCCTCGGATCTGAGCGATATGCTGCTGTTCAACCTCGACATTACCGGCATTTCGGCTTCCGGCGGCAGCGCCTGTTCCAGCGGGACCAACATCGGTTCGCATGTGCTGGCGGCCCTGCCCGGTCTTGACCCCGCCCGCGACGCCATCCGTTTCTCTTTTGGCAAATACAACACCGAAGCCGAAGTGGACTTTGTGGTCGATACGCTGGTGGGGCTGTTTCAGAAGGAGAAGCAGATGCTTTGA
- a CDS encoding NAD-dependent epimerase/dehydratase family protein, with the protein MDIKVIITGATGMVGEGVMLECLAHPAVTEVLLLGRRPNGTTHPKLKECLVPDFLKLDGLEAQLSGYNACFFCAGVSSVGMNEADYTRLTYDTTLNVAQKLAALNPGMVFTYVSGAGTDSTEQGRVMWARVKGRTENALTRLPFRAVYNFRPGFIKALPEQRYTKSYYRYVGWLFPILDTLSPNLASTMQQLGQAMINSVLKGYPKSILEVKDFKELARV; encoded by the coding sequence ATGGACATTAAAGTCATCATTACGGGCGCTACCGGCATGGTCGGGGAAGGGGTTATGCTGGAATGTCTGGCGCATCCGGCCGTTACGGAGGTGCTGCTGCTGGGCCGCCGACCCAACGGTACGACTCACCCCAAACTGAAAGAATGCCTTGTCCCCGATTTCCTGAAACTGGACGGACTGGAAGCGCAGTTGTCCGGCTACAACGCCTGCTTCTTTTGTGCCGGAGTGAGTTCGGTCGGCATGAACGAGGCCGATTATACCCGCCTTACCTACGACACCACGCTGAACGTAGCCCAAAAGCTTGCGGCGCTCAATCCGGGCATGGTCTTCACGTACGTCTCCGGTGCCGGGACCGACAGTACGGAGCAGGGGCGGGTGATGTGGGCGCGGGTGAAAGGCCGGACCGAAAACGCCCTGACGCGCCTGCCCTTTCGTGCGGTGTACAACTTTCGGCCGGGTTTTATCAAAGCGCTGCCGGAGCAACGGTATACCAAGAGCTATTATCGGTATGTGGGCTGGTTGTTTCCTATCCTGGACACCCTTTCCCCTAACCTCGCCAGCACCATGCAGCAGCTCGGTCAGGCGATGATCAACAGTGTGCTGAAAGGCTATCCCAAGTCCATTCTGGAGGTAAAAGATTTTAAGGAACTGGCACGCGTCTGA
- a CDS encoding DUF2752 domain-containing protein: MKPFRILFLVAGAGLLYLYYRFDPAQGGLFPPCPFRWLTGLPCPGCGSQRCVHHLLHGRLHTAFLHNPLLVLSLPYVLLGIVVEYSPLRSTYPVFRQRWFGLKAARLGLLVVLLWWGWRIGQALL, translated from the coding sequence ATGAAGCCCTTCCGAATCCTGTTCCTGGTTGCCGGAGCGGGATTGCTGTACCTGTACTATCGTTTCGACCCGGCGCAGGGAGGGCTGTTTCCGCCCTGCCCGTTTCGGTGGCTTACGGGCCTGCCCTGTCCGGGCTGCGGTTCGCAACGCTGCGTCCATCACCTGCTGCACGGCCGTCTGCACACGGCTTTTCTGCATAATCCGCTGCTGGTGCTGTCCCTGCCTTACGTCCTGCTGGGAATTGTGGTGGAATACAGCCCGCTTCGCTCGACGTATCCGGTGTTCCGGCAGCGTTGGTTCGGCCTGAAAGCAGCCCGTCTTGGCCTGCTGGTTGTGCTGCTCTGGTGGGGCTGGCGCATCGGGCAGGCACTTTTATAA
- a CDS encoding CD225/dispanin family protein, with protein sequence MNQYYYLDNNNQQVGPFSVEQLRTQPITPDTLVWMQGMTNWTRAADVPEIRPYFGSAPTAPPTGQPYGMPPTAAYPQVGPAPQNFGGYPGGVMPKTWLVESILVTLFCCLPLGIVGIINASRVESRYRIGDLAGAQQASLEAGRWTKYGLLASLVIIGIYFLLFMLGIAGAIFSS encoded by the coding sequence ATGAACCAATACTACTATCTCGACAACAACAACCAGCAGGTTGGTCCTTTTTCCGTCGAACAACTTCGTACCCAGCCCATCACCCCCGACACGCTGGTTTGGATGCAGGGCATGACCAACTGGACCCGGGCGGCCGATGTTCCCGAAATTCGTCCGTATTTCGGCAGCGCTCCCACCGCTCCCCCGACCGGCCAGCCCTACGGAATGCCGCCGACTGCCGCGTATCCGCAGGTCGGTCCGGCGCCCCAGAACTTCGGCGGGTATCCGGGCGGCGTGATGCCGAAGACCTGGCTGGTGGAGTCCATTCTGGTGACGCTGTTCTGCTGCCTGCCGCTGGGCATTGTCGGTATCATCAACGCGTCGAGGGTCGAATCCCGCTACCGGATCGGCGATCTTGCCGGGGCGCAGCAGGCATCGCTGGAGGCCGGTCGCTGGACCAAATATGGTCTTCTGGCCAGTCTGGTCATTATTGGTATTTATTTCCTGCTGTTTATGCTGGGAATCGCCGGAGCCATTTTTTCTTCCTGA
- a CDS encoding NHL repeat-containing protein gives MRIRLIVLSLLLFSAPVRAQSAFPKLPSSAMAIAVDSRDNLIIAAHMDRILKLAPDGTLTVLNGDLKKARISGAYPSCRALAIDAQDNVYMASDDLIWKMTPEGKITLFAGVPYMAAAKDGPLKTAQFRSIEHLKIDPAGNLYVTERDNTNKDNLGDFYLIRKIDTNGLVTTLLNTRQHPVLKTKWIAGMGVDAGGNLYLSDGAGRCIRKLDSGGAVSTAAGLCGKRDFHPVYVQGDISKAELMAPQDIVINPKGDVIFIDGRLNRLIKIANRIVATLAGNSEIQPNNVNMGGRSKEGYKDGRALTALFNFPQRCAIAMDSKQNIYILDGGNDCIRKLSADGMVTTVATSR, from the coding sequence ATGAGAATCAGGTTGATCGTCCTGTCGCTGCTGCTGTTTTCTGCCCCGGTCCGGGCGCAGTCCGCCTTTCCCAAACTTCCTTCATCGGCGATGGCCATCGCCGTCGATAGCCGGGATAACCTGATTATCGCCGCTCACATGGACCGGATTCTGAAGCTGGCTCCGGACGGTACGCTGACCGTTCTGAACGGTGATTTGAAGAAAGCAAGAATCTCCGGGGCTTACCCGAGCTGCCGCGCCCTGGCCATCGATGCGCAGGATAACGTGTACATGGCGAGCGACGATCTCATCTGGAAAATGACCCCGGAGGGGAAGATTACTCTCTTTGCCGGAGTGCCGTACATGGCGGCGGCGAAGGACGGACCCCTGAAAACGGCCCAGTTCCGGAGCATCGAACATCTGAAAATCGACCCGGCGGGCAATTTGTACGTGACCGAACGGGACAATACGAACAAAGACAATCTGGGCGATTTTTACCTGATTCGCAAAATTGATACGAACGGTCTGGTCACAACGCTCCTGAATACCCGGCAGCATCCGGTCCTGAAGACAAAATGGATTGCCGGAATGGGGGTCGATGCCGGGGGAAACCTGTATCTGAGCGACGGGGCCGGACGGTGCATCCGCAAGCTCGACTCCGGCGGGGCCGTCAGCACGGCGGCGGGACTCTGCGGAAAGCGCGATTTTCATCCGGTTTACGTGCAGGGCGACATCAGCAAAGCCGAACTGATGGCCCCGCAGGACATCGTTATCAACCCGAAAGGCGACGTTATCTTCATCGACGGACGTCTGAACCGTCTCATCAAAATCGCTAACCGGATCGTCGCCACCCTCGCCGGAAACAGCGAAATCCAGCCCAACAACGTCAACATGGGCGGCCGTTCAAAAGAAGGCTACAAGGACGGCAGGGCACTCACGGCCCTGTTCAACTTTCCGCAGCGGTGCGCCATCGCGATGGACAGCAAACAGAACATCTACATTCTCGACGGGGGCAACGACTGCATCCGCAAACTGTCGGCCGATGGAATGGTGACGACGGTGGCGACGAGCCGGTAG
- a CDS encoding NAD(P)-dependent alcohol dehydrogenase, which translates to MATIKTKAYGAKASLIDSMSRLSRMDIERRAPGEDELLIDILYCGVCHSDLHQVRNDWANTIYPCVPGHEIVGRVTQAGSGVTKFAVGDVVGVGCMVDSCGQCASCQDGEENYCEGPVSWTATYNGYMKPNGNGFNTFGGYSTSIVVRESFVLRIPEALDISRAAPILCAGVTTYSPLRHWDVKAGDRVGVVGLGGLGHMAVQLAKAMGAQVTVITHSEEKQGSAEALGADEVLLESDKKAMTAHELAFDFLLVTIPDKFDVNPYVSLLKKNGSLVTVGMLGPYKGPLNNMEVAFHRRSLSGSLIGSIAETQEVLDFCAEHGIQPEVELIEMKDINKAFSRMLDNEVRFRFVIDMQTLKDEE; encoded by the coding sequence ATGGCAACAATCAAAACAAAAGCGTACGGTGCCAAAGCCTCGCTGATCGATTCCATGAGTCGGCTCTCGCGCATGGATATTGAGCGCCGGGCGCCGGGGGAGGACGAACTCCTGATCGACATTCTGTACTGCGGCGTATGCCATTCCGACCTGCACCAGGTTCGTAACGACTGGGCCAATACCATCTATCCCTGCGTTCCGGGCCACGAAATTGTCGGCCGGGTGACGCAGGCGGGCAGCGGCGTGACGAAGTTTGCGGTGGGCGATGTGGTGGGCGTCGGCTGCATGGTGGATTCCTGCGGCCAGTGTGCCTCCTGCCAGGATGGGGAGGAAAATTACTGCGAAGGGCCGGTCAGCTGGACGGCTACCTACAACGGCTACATGAAACCCAACGGCAACGGCTTCAATACCTTTGGAGGCTATTCGACCAGCATTGTTGTCCGGGAGTCGTTCGTACTGCGCATTCCGGAGGCGCTCGACATCAGCCGCGCTGCGCCCATCCTTTGTGCTGGGGTAACGACTTACTCTCCTTTGCGGCACTGGGACGTGAAAGCCGGAGACCGGGTTGGCGTCGTCGGCCTGGGTGGGCTGGGCCATATGGCCGTGCAGCTGGCCAAAGCGATGGGTGCCCAGGTAACGGTCATCACGCACAGCGAAGAAAAGCAGGGCAGTGCCGAAGCACTGGGCGCGGACGAGGTGTTGCTGGAAAGCGACAAAAAAGCAATGACCGCGCACGAATTGGCCTTTGATTTTCTGCTGGTGACGATTCCCGACAAGTTCGACGTCAATCCGTACGTCAGTTTGCTGAAGAAAAACGGCTCACTGGTAACGGTAGGCATGCTGGGGCCGTACAAAGGGCCGCTGAACAACATGGAAGTGGCGTTTCACCGGCGGAGCCTGTCGGGCTCGCTGATCGGGAGCATCGCCGAAACGCAGGAAGTGCTGGATTTCTGCGCCGAGCACGGCATTCAGCCCGAGGTAGAACTGATCGAGATGAAAGACATCAACAAGGCGTTCAGCCGGATGCTCGACAACGAGGTCCGGTTCCGGTTTGTGATTGATATGCAGACGCTGAAGGACGAGGAGTGA
- a CDS encoding DUF4126 family protein, with amino-acid sequence MIQTYAKAFGLGIIAGMRSFVAPALLSHKLVRTIPAKEPSEPIHYFVQPQASLALKVLAGGEILADKIPNVPDRTVAPEFGFRVASGAACGAIVSQTEGAAVPAGAAAGGLGAVIGTLAFFRLRQWLDEEVGLPDPLVALVEDALAIGIGWSIANSVEAAPAPAQERITAPGEEAVLADYYV; translated from the coding sequence ATGATACAGACATACGCCAAAGCTTTTGGCCTGGGCATTATTGCCGGGATGCGCTCATTTGTCGCCCCGGCCCTGTTGAGCCACAAACTGGTCCGCACGATTCCGGCCAAGGAGCCGAGCGAACCGATTCATTATTTTGTGCAGCCGCAGGCCAGTCTGGCCCTGAAGGTGCTGGCGGGTGGGGAGATTCTCGCCGACAAGATTCCCAATGTGCCCGACCGTACGGTGGCACCGGAGTTTGGCTTCCGGGTCGCGTCGGGGGCGGCCTGCGGAGCCATTGTCAGCCAGACCGAAGGCGCGGCCGTACCGGCAGGAGCGGCGGCGGGCGGTTTGGGAGCCGTCATCGGGACCCTGGCCTTTTTCCGCCTGCGGCAATGGCTGGATGAAGAAGTGGGCCTACCCGACCCGCTGGTGGCGCTGGTCGAAGATGCGCTGGCTATTGGCATTGGCTGGTCGATTGCCAACTCCGTCGAAGCGGCCCCGGCTCCCGCTCAGGAACGCATCACCGCACCCGGCGAAGAAGCTGTATTAGCCGATTATTACGTCTGA
- a CDS encoding response regulator transcription factor, with protein MNEALCAGSFLLLQAYTSKAQSISDALTGGGYVSCGIFCEPAPALEHLASQQPDFFLTESYLAGVNGYELVRQAKQLCRADCVMRVSDTGLSTHEALTTNLSGYLTPGAGPEEYLTCLRHIRQGRRYVSPALMDWLRDTSSHPEKGAPLLRRLSDREKQVLRLLADGLENDAIADALGISSTTLTSHFANLKQKLGLTTTRQLVIYAARHSLPGSSLPGSFRP; from the coding sequence GTGAACGAAGCTCTTTGCGCAGGCAGTTTTCTGCTTTTACAAGCTTACACATCCAAAGCACAGTCGATTAGTGATGCCCTTACCGGCGGCGGCTACGTTTCCTGTGGCATCTTTTGCGAACCGGCCCCCGCTCTCGAACACCTCGCCAGCCAGCAACCCGACTTCTTTCTGACCGAATCCTACCTCGCAGGTGTCAATGGCTACGAACTCGTCCGGCAGGCCAAACAGCTTTGCCGGGCCGACTGCGTCATGCGCGTTTCGGATACGGGGCTGTCCACCCACGAGGCCCTGACCACCAACCTCAGCGGTTACCTCACCCCCGGTGCCGGACCGGAGGAATACCTCACCTGCCTGCGCCACATCCGGCAGGGGCGGCGCTACGTCAGCCCTGCGCTGATGGATTGGCTGCGCGACACGTCAAGCCACCCGGAAAAGGGCGCTCCCCTGCTGCGGCGGCTCAGCGATCGGGAAAAGCAGGTGCTGCGGCTGCTGGCCGACGGCCTGGAAAACGACGCCATAGCCGACGCCCTTGGCATCAGTTCTACTACCCTGACCAGCCACTTCGCTAACCTCAAACAGAAGCTCGGCCTGACGACAACCCGCCAATTGGTCATCTACGCCGCCCGGCACTCGTTGCCCGGCAGTTCGCTGCCCGGCAGTTTCCGGCCCTAA